The Campylobacter concisus genome window below encodes:
- a CDS encoding motility protein A translates to MDLGTVVGWVLTLVLLFGSMAIGVGIGPYIDIPSVMIVFGGTIGVMMVGFKMETLKGIGKFYGIAVKPSVVVNLPETIKKIVDYSTKARRDGILSLESEVNNETNQFLKRGLSMAVDGNEPDAIRALLEIDIDQTSTRHSNNIKIFEQVGGFAGAMGMIGTLIGLVAMLLNMSDPSAIGPSMAVALLTTLYGAMIGNIIGAPVANILSIRDADEALEKQVVLEGIMSIQAGDNPRTLEAKLLAFLPPKDRKSQFE, encoded by the coding sequence ATGGATTTAGGAACCGTCGTCGGCTGGGTTTTGACCCTAGTGCTTTTGTTTGGATCAATGGCGATAGGCGTTGGTATAGGACCATACATCGATATTCCTTCTGTGATGATCGTTTTTGGTGGTACTATCGGCGTTATGATGGTTGGCTTCAAGATGGAGACGCTTAAAGGAATTGGTAAATTTTATGGCATTGCTGTTAAGCCATCAGTCGTAGTAAATTTACCTGAGACTATAAAAAAAATAGTCGATTATTCAACTAAAGCTAGACGTGATGGTATCTTATCGCTCGAAAGCGAAGTAAATAATGAGACAAATCAGTTTTTAAAAAGAGGCCTTTCAATGGCAGTTGATGGCAATGAGCCAGATGCGATCAGAGCACTTTTGGAGATTGATATCGATCAAACTAGCACAAGACATTCAAATAACATTAAAATTTTTGAGCAAGTCGGCGGTTTTGCGGGTGCTATGGGTATGATAGGAACGCTCATTGGTCTTGTTGCGATGCTTCTTAACATGTCAGATCCTAGTGCGATCGGCCCATCAATGGCGGTTGCCTTGCTTACGACACTTTATGGTGCGATGATAGGTAACATCATAGGTGCGCCTGTGGCAAATATCCTCTCTATTCGCGATGCTGATGAAGCACTTGAAAAACAAGTCGTACTTGAGGGAATCATGTCGATACAAGCAGGTGATAATCCAAGAACGCTTGAAGCTAAACTCTTAGCATTTTTACCACCAAAAGATAGAAAAAGTCAGTTTGAATAA
- a CDS encoding flagellar motor protein MotB has translation MGKLIKPEECPKCMPEWLAAFGDLMSLLLCFFVLLLSMATMDAKKMEAAVGSLAGALSVLEGGARPENQIEKETDPENTRSKKISKQKGSQSELNMNVKKINELLAASGAPEITMEESEDGFIVRLPAAMLFEKDSVEISGEDAKLFLKRIGMIVAKMPNDVKADIIGHTDNIEPSKDSAYKNNWQLSTARALSVVEELINDGVPQNRIIASGKASFDPIATNSTEDGRAKNNRVEIHFISLEPKNKEATKKSILDMRN, from the coding sequence ATGGGTAAGTTAATAAAACCAGAAGAGTGCCCAAAATGTATGCCTGAGTGGCTAGCTGCTTTTGGTGACCTCATGTCGCTTTTGCTTTGTTTTTTCGTTTTATTACTTTCTATGGCGACAATGGATGCTAAAAAGATGGAGGCTGCCGTTGGCTCACTAGCTGGTGCTTTGAGTGTGCTTGAAGGTGGTGCTAGACCTGAAAATCAGATAGAAAAAGAGACGGATCCAGAAAATACTCGTTCAAAAAAGATAAGCAAGCAAAAGGGCTCACAAAGTGAGCTAAATATGAATGTTAAAAAGATAAATGAGTTACTAGCTGCTAGTGGGGCACCTGAGATTACGATGGAAGAGAGCGAAGATGGCTTTATCGTAAGGCTTCCAGCGGCTATGCTTTTTGAGAAAGATAGTGTTGAAATTTCTGGTGAAGATGCGAAGCTATTTTTAAAACGAATAGGCATGATTGTGGCGAAAATGCCTAATGATGTAAAAGCCGATATCATCGGCCATACAGATAATATAGAACCAAGCAAAGACTCAGCTTATAAAAATAACTGGCAGCTCTCAACTGCAAGGGCTTTAAGCGTAGTTGAAGAGCTAATTAACGATGGTGTACCACAAAATAGAATAATAGCTTCTGGCAAAGCTTCGTTTGATCCAATCGCTACTAACAGCACAGAAGATGGCAGAGCTAAGAATAATAGAGTAGAAATTCACTTCATATCGCTTGAGCCAAAAAATAAAGAGGCTACTAAGAAAAGTATCCTTGATATGAGGAATTAG
- the fliP gene encoding flagellar type III secretion system pore protein FliP (The bacterial flagellar biogenesis protein FliP forms a type III secretion system (T3SS)-type pore required for flagellar assembly.) — protein sequence MLGLAVLLCTVFGADPALPTINLSLNSPTNAEQLVNSLNVLLILTALALAPSLIFMMTSFLRLVIVFSFLRQAMGTQQVPPSTVLISLAMVLTFFIMEPVGQKSYNDGIKPYIAEQIGYEEMLDKSLKPFKEFMVKNTREKDLALFFRIRNLQNPANIEEIPLSIAMSAFMISELKTSFEIAFLLYLPFLVIDMVVSSVLMAMGMMMLPPVMISLPFKLLIFVLVDGWNLLIGNLVKSFH from the coding sequence CTGCTCGGTTTAGCGGTTTTACTTTGCACGGTTTTTGGAGCTGATCCTGCGCTACCAACTATAAATTTAAGTCTAAATTCTCCAACAAATGCCGAGCAGCTTGTAAATTCTCTAAATGTTTTACTAATCCTCACTGCACTTGCACTTGCTCCTTCGCTCATTTTTATGATGACAAGTTTTTTAAGGCTTGTTATCGTATTTTCATTTTTACGCCAAGCGATGGGTACGCAACAAGTTCCACCTTCAACAGTGCTTATCTCGCTTGCGATGGTTCTTACATTTTTTATCATGGAGCCAGTTGGGCAAAAGAGCTATAATGATGGCATAAAGCCTTATATAGCTGAGCAGATAGGCTATGAGGAGATGCTTGATAAGAGCTTAAAGCCTTTTAAAGAATTTATGGTAAAAAATACAAGAGAAAAAGACCTTGCGCTTTTCTTTAGGATTAGAAATTTACAAAATCCAGCAAATATCGAAGAGATACCGCTAAGTATCGCAATGTCAGCTTTTATGATAAGTGAGCTAAAGACATCTTTTGAGATAGCGTTTTTGCTCTATTTGCCATTTCTTGTCATCGACATGGTCGTAAGCTCAGTGCTGATGGCTATGGGTATGATGATGCTTCCTCCTGTAATGATCTCACTGCCATTTAAACTGCTCATATTCGTGCTTGTTGATGGCTGGAATTTACTAATAGGAAATCTTGTAAAAAGCTTTCACTAA
- a CDS encoding TolC family protein, which translates to MKKFLFIFLPVFLLGSNLSVIANKATQNEISKIKELELKRANLSDEATLSSYMPSLSLEGSYGKNASTFPSVVAKESAGVLARIDFLLYDGGVREARLKMSQLLKNKAMIARDEAKNYLAFKAVNLYFNALALENIITAKQAQANFLKGVLDKLEKANIAGLAAKDELENVRAKYYLANSTQLEYKNKMEQILNEINLLTGEQISPLSGAKMAEIGSNLTSKNAELDRLSQDIFLGEAKLSETRAGFLPQIMLYDTYGFYKNNYNIDLGRFSSYRSYVDKYLKEDTHGNKFGIAFKWKIFDFFATSKMSQIQKIALDEARLNLEYKKRENETKLKNLQNEIATLSSKIASLNEYVKASDLALRVSYEKYNSGLLGYSDLLEALSQKFDAISLFEGAKDELEIKKAEYFFESGESILERIRD; encoded by the coding sequence ATGAAAAAATTTTTATTCATTTTTTTGCCAGTGTTTTTGCTTGGTTCAAATTTAAGTGTGATCGCAAACAAAGCAACACAAAATGAAATTTCAAAGATCAAAGAGCTTGAACTAAAAAGAGCAAATTTAAGCGATGAAGCCACATTGAGCTCATATATGCCAAGTCTTAGCCTAGAGGGCTCATACGGCAAAAATGCAAGCACTTTTCCAAGTGTAGTCGCTAAAGAGTCAGCCGGTGTGCTAGCTAGGATAGATTTTTTGCTTTATGATGGCGGAGTGAGAGAGGCTAGGCTAAAGATGAGCCAGCTTTTAAAAAACAAAGCCATGATCGCTAGAGATGAAGCCAAAAACTATCTTGCATTTAAGGCTGTAAATTTATATTTTAATGCTCTAGCACTTGAAAATATAATCACAGCCAAGCAGGCTCAGGCAAATTTTTTAAAAGGCGTTTTAGATAAGCTTGAAAAGGCAAACATTGCAGGCCTTGCCGCAAAAGATGAGCTTGAAAATGTAAGGGCTAAATATTACTTAGCTAATAGTACACAGCTTGAATACAAAAACAAAATGGAGCAAATTTTAAATGAGATAAATTTGCTAACAGGCGAGCAAATTTCACCACTTAGCGGGGCAAAAATGGCTGAGATTGGCTCAAATTTAACTTCAAAAAATGCTGAGCTTGATAGACTAAGCCAAGATATATTTTTAGGCGAAGCTAAGCTTAGCGAGACAAGAGCTGGCTTTTTGCCCCAAATAATGCTTTATGACACATATGGATTTTATAAAAATAATTACAATATCGATCTAGGCAGATTTAGTTCTTACCGCTCATATGTGGATAAATACCTAAAAGAAGATACTCATGGCAATAAATTTGGTATCGCTTTTAAATGGAAAATTTTTGATTTTTTCGCCACTAGCAAGATGAGTCAGATCCAAAAGATCGCGCTTGATGAAGCGAGGCTAAATTTAGAGTATAAAAAGCGTGAAAACGAGACTAAACTTAAAAATTTACAAAACGAGATCGCAACTCTTAGCTCAAAGATTGCCTCGCTAAATGAGTATGTAAAAGCAAGCGATCTAGCGCTTAGAGTGAGTTATGAGAAGTATAACTCTGGGCTTTTAGGGTATAGCGACCTGCTTGAGGCGCTATCGCAAAAATTTGATGCCATTAGCCTTTTTGAAGGGGCAAAAGATGAGCTGGAGATAAAAAAGGCGGAGTATTTTTTTGAAAGTGGGGAGAGCATTTTAGAGAGGATTAGGGATTGA
- a CDS encoding efflux RND transporter periplasmic adaptor subunit produces the protein MKNLVFLMIFCIFSFAAEEIFADFEVYAKQSSKLAFESSGKVDKIFVDVSSHVKKGDALASLDQTSLEIALKKAKNDLALAKNAKEFAKNTFNKFSQVKDVTSKQEFDEVKYKFDEVALRVQSAEIAILNADDHLKKAVLKAPFDGVIASKNVELGESASPLQPAFVLNSEEAKILIAIDEKYANLVKVGDIFKFRLDATSDEKEVKIALIYPEIKRETRKFYAEAYDMGLKPGMFGQGKVIIGENK, from the coding sequence TTGAAAAATTTAGTTTTTTTAATGATATTTTGCATCTTTTCATTTGCAGCAGAGGAGATTTTTGCTGATTTTGAAGTCTATGCTAAGCAAAGCTCAAAGCTTGCATTTGAGAGCAGCGGCAAGGTGGATAAAATTTTTGTAGATGTCTCAAGCCACGTTAAAAAGGGTGACGCTTTAGCTAGCCTTGATCAAACAAGCCTTGAGATCGCTCTAAAAAAGGCAAAAAACGACCTAGCGCTTGCCAAAAATGCCAAAGAATTTGCTAAAAACACCTTTAATAAATTTAGCCAAGTAAAGGACGTCACTTCAAAACAAGAATTTGATGAGGTAAAGTATAAATTTGACGAGGTAGCTCTTAGGGTGCAGAGTGCAGAGATAGCCATTTTAAACGCAGATGATCATCTTAAAAAGGCCGTTTTAAAAGCTCCGTTTGATGGCGTCATAGCTAGTAAAAATGTCGAGCTTGGCGAGAGTGCTTCGCCGCTTCAACCAGCCTTTGTCTTAAACTCCGAGGAGGCTAAAATTTTAATAGCGATCGATGAAAAATATGCAAATTTAGTAAAAGTTGGCGACATTTTTAAATTTAGACTTGACGCAACAAGCGATGAGAAAGAGGTAAAAATCGCGCTAATTTATCCAGAAATTAAGCGAGAGACTAGGAAATTTTACGCCGAAGCTTACGATATGGGGCTAAAGCCAGGCATGTTTGGTCAAGGAAAAGTGATAATCGGCGAAAATAAATGA
- a CDS encoding efflux RND transporter permease subunit, producing MIKTAINRPITTLMIFLSLVVFGIYSLKTMNVNLYPQVNIPIVKITTYANGDMNYIKTKITQKIEDEVSSIEGIKKLYSTSFDNLSVVSIEFELNKDLESATNDVRDKMQKARLNANYEIEKLNGLSSSVFSLFITRLDGNETKLMQDIDDVAKPFLERISGVSKVKTNGFLEPAVKILLNRFKLDKNALSANEVANLIKVENLKAPLGKIENEQIQMAIKSNFSAKSIDEIRNLTIKQGVFLKDIASVDLAYKDANEAAIMDKKSGVLLGLELAPDANALTVIALAKSKLDQFKSLLGSEYDVKIAYDKSEVIQKHIDQTAFDMILGVLLTIVIVYLFLRNFSITIISVVAIPTSIVATFFIINALGYDINRLSLIALTLGIGIFIDDAIVVTENIASKLKDEPNALKASFAGIKEIAFSVFAISLVLLCVFVPIAFMSGIVGKYFNSFAMSVAAGIVISFFVSIFLVPTLSARFVNAKQSSFFLKSEPFFEALENGYEKLLALALKFKLIFLAITLVVVVCSFGLAKFVGGDFMPSEDNSEFNIYFKLDPSLSLQASKERLKDKISLINADPQVAYAYFILGYTDAKQPYLVKAYVRLKELKDRANHERQNAIMQRFRDKLKSDDMSVIVADLPVVEGGDVQPVKLTITSENGKDLEKFVPKISKMLKEINDATDVNSPEEDLLKRVQISIDEDKAKRLNLDKASIASAVYSAFSQNEVSVFENENGKEYELYMRLDDKFRSDTNDILQTKIRSSEGFFVTLGDVATISFEQKPASISRFNRADEIKFLANTKNNAPLNSVANEISKKLDEILPANFKYKFLGFVELMDDTNASFIFTVSASAVLIYMVLAALYESFLLPFLIMLAMPLAFCGVVIGLFISGNPFSLFVMVGVILLFGMVGKNAILVVDFANHFANSGIEANEAVKMAAKKRLRAVLMTTFAMIFAMLPLALSRGAGYEANSPMAISIIFGLISSTLLSLLVVPVLFAWVYNLDKFIRKFYERERI from the coding sequence ATGATAAAAACAGCCATCAACCGCCCCATAACTACGCTTATGATATTTTTAAGCCTCGTTGTCTTTGGCATCTACTCGCTAAAGACGATGAATGTAAATTTATACCCGCAAGTAAATATCCCAATCGTTAAGATCACGACCTACGCAAACGGCGATATGAACTACATCAAGACAAAGATCACGCAAAAGATCGAGGACGAGGTCTCAAGCATCGAGGGGATAAAAAAGCTCTACTCAACCAGTTTTGACAACCTAAGCGTGGTAAGCATCGAATTTGAGCTAAACAAAGACCTAGAGAGCGCTACAAACGACGTCCGCGACAAGATGCAAAAGGCAAGGTTAAACGCAAACTACGAGATAGAAAAGCTAAACGGGCTCTCTTCATCTGTATTTAGCCTCTTTATCACAAGGCTTGATGGCAACGAAACCAAGCTCATGCAAGATATCGATGACGTGGCAAAGCCATTTTTGGAGCGCATTAGCGGCGTTTCAAAGGTCAAGACAAATGGCTTTTTAGAGCCAGCGGTGAAAATTTTGCTAAATAGATTTAAGCTTGATAAAAACGCTCTTAGCGCAAACGAAGTGGCAAATTTGATAAAGGTTGAAAATTTAAAAGCACCTCTTGGCAAGATAGAAAATGAGCAGATCCAAATGGCGATCAAGTCAAATTTCAGCGCCAAAAGCATAGATGAGATAAGAAATTTAACAATCAAACAAGGGGTCTTTTTAAAAGATATTGCAAGCGTTGATCTCGCTTACAAAGATGCAAACGAAGCAGCGATAATGGATAAAAAAAGTGGCGTCTTGCTTGGTCTCGAGCTAGCTCCAGACGCAAATGCTCTAACCGTGATCGCTCTAGCTAAGTCAAAGCTAGATCAGTTTAAAAGCCTGCTTGGCAGCGAATACGACGTAAAAATAGCCTACGATAAGAGCGAAGTGATACAAAAGCACATCGATCAAACCGCCTTTGATATGATCCTTGGCGTCTTGCTAACCATCGTGATCGTCTATCTATTTTTAAGAAATTTCTCGATCACTATCATCTCAGTTGTAGCGATACCAACTAGCATCGTGGCGACATTTTTCATCATAAATGCCCTAGGCTACGACATAAACCGCTTAAGCCTCATAGCGCTCACACTTGGTATCGGAATTTTCATCGACGACGCGATAGTTGTCACTGAAAATATCGCTAGCAAGCTAAAAGATGAGCCAAATGCCCTAAAAGCAAGCTTTGCAGGTATAAAAGAGATAGCATTTAGCGTCTTTGCGATCTCGCTCGTGCTACTTTGTGTCTTTGTACCAATAGCCTTTATGAGTGGTATCGTTGGCAAATACTTTAACTCCTTTGCGATGAGCGTGGCAGCTGGCATTGTCATCTCGTTTTTTGTGAGCATATTTCTTGTGCCGACACTTAGTGCTAGGTTTGTAAATGCCAAACAAAGCAGCTTTTTTCTAAAAAGCGAGCCTTTTTTTGAAGCGCTTGAAAATGGCTACGAGAAGCTTTTAGCCTTAGCGCTTAAATTTAAGCTCATATTTTTAGCCATAACGCTTGTGGTCGTTGTTTGCTCGTTTGGACTGGCTAAATTTGTAGGCGGCGACTTCATGCCAAGCGAGGATAACTCGGAGTTTAACATCTACTTTAAGCTTGATCCCTCACTTAGCTTGCAAGCTAGCAAAGAGAGGCTAAAAGATAAAATTTCACTCATAAACGCCGATCCTCAGGTAGCTTACGCCTACTTCATCCTTGGCTACACAGATGCCAAGCAACCCTATCTTGTAAAAGCTTACGTTAGGCTAAAAGAGCTAAAAGATAGAGCTAATCACGAGCGGCAAAACGCTATCATGCAGAGGTTTCGCGACAAGCTAAAAAGTGACGACATGAGCGTCATTGTAGCTGACTTGCCAGTTGTTGAAGGTGGTGATGTGCAGCCAGTTAAGCTTACTATCACCTCTGAAAATGGCAAAGATCTAGAGAAATTTGTGCCAAAGATCAGCAAGATGCTAAAAGAGATAAATGACGCAACGGACGTAAATTCGCCCGAAGAAGATCTGCTAAAACGCGTTCAAATTTCTATCGATGAAGATAAGGCTAAGAGGCTAAATTTAGACAAAGCCAGCATTGCAAGCGCCGTTTATAGCGCATTTAGCCAGAACGAGGTCTCTGTTTTTGAAAACGAAAATGGCAAAGAATATGAGCTTTACATGCGCCTTGATGATAAATTTAGAAGCGATACAAATGATATCTTACAGACCAAGATAAGAAGCAGTGAGGGCTTTTTCGTGACACTTGGCGATGTGGCTACGATTAGTTTTGAGCAAAAGCCAGCTAGCATTTCAAGGTTTAATAGAGCCGATGAGATCAAATTTCTAGCAAATACTAAAAACAACGCTCCGCTAAATAGCGTGGCAAATGAAATTTCAAAGAAGCTTGATGAAATTTTGCCAGCAAATTTCAAGTATAAATTTCTTGGATTTGTGGAGCTCATGGATGATACAAACGCTTCTTTTATCTTTACAGTAAGTGCAAGCGCGGTGCTTATTTACATGGTGCTAGCGGCACTTTATGAGAGCTTTTTGCTGCCATTTCTCATCATGCTTGCCATGCCGCTTGCCTTTTGTGGCGTCGTGATAGGGCTTTTTATAAGCGGCAATCCATTTAGCCTATTTGTCATGGTTGGCGTCATCTTGCTCTTTGGCATGGTCGGTAAAAACGCCATTTTAGTCGTTGATTTTGCAAACCACTTTGCAAATAGTGGCATAGAGGCAAACGAAGCTGTGAAAATGGCTGCTAAAAAGCGCTTAAGGGCTGTTTTGATGACTACTTTTGCGATGATATTTGCCATGCTACCTCTTGCTCTTAGCAGAGGTGCTGGCTATGAGGCCAACTCACCTATGGCTATAAGTATCATCTTTGGGCTCATTAGCTCGACCTTGCTAAGCTTGCTTGTCGTGCCAGTGCTTTTTGCATGGGTCTATAATCTTGATAAATTTATAAGAAAATTTTATGAAAGGGAGAGAATTTGA
- a CDS encoding TolC family protein: MKKILAVLLFALPLWAGNLLEIIALAQSAKLESLKEFNKNEYINKNKSKKLNLSLDGRYTFVPDEIKGGYMTKAGSITAKVEYLIFDGGASEAADKILDHKGVEKIYKDEELMNLTAFQVAKVYFNAVALNSLINLETKFVDSFAKAAAENEFWFEYGEINKAEFDAINFTLSKKRAELDELGLKLAELNSRINLLSNGEIGFNAGSKIMMPDFSKDDISAKLGAMEQEKFIKEQENEKQKSKFAPKIYLKDTQSVNNNSFKKGERTTSQMIGAYADANKPRVEFEWKLPDSLSLSKQSQVKRIEEQKAALDLSDEENRIITRLKELESTIKGLNAKLNLQDLKQDKLDSDFVDLLNGYLNGEIKYEEFLFVSEKNFSDRANFILDGDLLELNKLEYFFECARKINEVVIE, from the coding sequence TTGAAGAAAATTTTAGCTGTTTTGCTCTTTGCTTTGCCTCTTTGGGCTGGAAATTTACTAGAGATCATCGCTCTGGCGCAAAGTGCGAAGCTTGAGAGCTTGAAAGAATTTAATAAAAATGAATATATAAATAAAAATAAAAGCAAAAAGCTAAATTTATCCCTTGATGGCAGATATACCTTTGTGCCTGATGAGATAAAGGGCGGATATATGACAAAGGCTGGATCGATCACGGCAAAGGTTGAGTATCTTATCTTTGATGGCGGTGCGAGCGAGGCTGCTGATAAAATTTTAGACCACAAGGGCGTGGAGAAAATTTACAAAGATGAAGAGCTGATGAATCTCACTGCTTTTCAGGTCGCAAAGGTCTATTTTAACGCCGTTGCCCTAAATTCACTTATAAATTTAGAGACAAAATTTGTCGATAGCTTTGCTAAGGCTGCGGCTGAAAATGAGTTTTGGTTTGAGTATGGCGAGATAAATAAAGCTGAGTTTGATGCGATAAATTTTACTCTTAGTAAAAAAAGAGCTGAGCTTGACGAGCTTGGACTTAAGCTAGCTGAGCTAAACTCAAGGATAAATTTGCTCTCAAATGGTGAGATCGGCTTTAACGCTGGCTCAAAGATAATGATGCCTGATTTTAGCAAAGATGATATAAGCGCAAAACTTGGGGCGATGGAGCAAGAAAAATTTATAAAAGAGCAAGAAAATGAGAAGCAAAAGAGTAAATTTGCTCCAAAAATTTATTTAAAAGATACGCAAAGTGTAAATAATAACAGCTTTAAAAAAGGTGAGAGGACGACTTCGCAGATGATAGGCGCTTACGCTGATGCGAACAAGCCTAGAGTAGAGTTTGAGTGGAAGCTACCTGATAGCTTAAGTCTTAGCAAACAAAGTCAAGTTAAACGCATTGAAGAGCAAAAGGCCGCACTTGATCTAAGCGATGAAGAAAATAGGATAATCACTCGCCTAAAAGAGCTAGAAAGCACGATCAAAGGCTTAAATGCAAAGTTAAATTTGCAAGATTTGAAGCAAGATAAGCTTGATAGTGATTTTGTTGATTTGTTAAATGGCTATCTTAATGGCGAGATAAAATATGAAGAATTTTTGTTTGTGAGTGAGAAAAATTTTAGCGATAGGGCAAATTTCATACTTGATGGCGATTTGCTTGAGCTAAATAAGCTTGAGTATTTTTTTGAATGTGCAAGAAAGATAAATGAGGTAGTAATCGAATGA
- a CDS encoding EamA family transporter yields the protein MNKLIFVTVLWAFSFSLIGEFLAGKVDSYLAVFIRVALASLVFLPFTKFRGISPKLAFGIMAIGAVQIGLMYLFYYNSFLYLSVPEVALFTIFTPFYVTLIYDAFSFKFRPLYLFSVGVAVFGALVIKYGAINDGVLKGFLLVQAANICFGAGQSAYKALLEKFDVDQKNVFGYFHFGAFFVAIVALLTLGNPAKFSLTSTQILVLLWLGVVASGVGYFMWNKGACEVDSGVLAIMNNALIPAAIIVNLVFWQKDTDLTRLILGAVIMYISLIIHNKIMKFYGMKIA from the coding sequence ATGAATAAATTGATTTTTGTAACCGTTTTGTGGGCTTTTAGCTTTAGTTTGATAGGTGAGTTTTTAGCTGGTAAGGTTGATAGCTATTTGGCTGTTTTTATTCGGGTTGCGCTTGCGAGCTTAGTCTTTTTGCCATTTACAAAATTTCGTGGCATCAGCCCAAAGCTAGCATTTGGCATCATGGCGATCGGAGCAGTGCAAATAGGACTTATGTATCTATTTTATTACAATTCATTTTTGTATCTAAGCGTGCCAGAAGTAGCACTTTTTACCATTTTTACGCCGTTTTATGTGACGCTCATCTATGACGCATTTAGCTTTAAATTTAGACCACTTTATCTATTTAGCGTTGGCGTTGCAGTTTTTGGAGCTTTGGTCATAAAATACGGTGCTATAAACGATGGTGTATTAAAGGGCTTTTTGCTAGTGCAAGCGGCAAATATCTGCTTTGGAGCGGGGCAGAGCGCATATAAGGCACTTTTAGAAAAATTTGATGTGGATCAAAAAAATGTCTTTGGCTACTTTCACTTTGGGGCATTTTTTGTAGCTATCGTTGCGCTTCTTACCCTTGGTAATCCAGCCAAATTTTCACTTACTTCAACGCAAATTTTAGTGCTTCTCTGGCTTGGTGTGGTCGCTAGTGGAGTTGGGTATTTTATGTGGAACAAAGGTGCTTGCGAGGTCGATAGTGGCGTGCTTGCCATCATGAATAATGCTCTCATTCCAGCTGCTATCATTGTAAATTTGGTCTTTTGGCAAAAGGACACAGACTTAACTAGGCTAATTTTAGGCGCTGTTATAATGTATATATCTTTGATAATTCACAACAAGATAATGAAATTTTATGGTATGAAGATCGCTTAG
- a CDS encoding ComEC/Rec2 family competence protein has product MDKGEQELTATVISSYEKLGDDGKKRQILKLKTDEFSFYTLGAKTDDFKAGDNIFLSVINLDVSFKDYLASSFYMPSFSREKLPQKATQNINQKLQSLIYAQHENSKISQLYSALFLGTSIDGELRDDVSHLGIAHLIAISGYHLGFISAVIFFVFRPLLKFLYARFLPFRNYNFDLAIIVFIVLSFYFFIIGFIPSFLRAFLMSILGFYCALKGVKILNFKTLFIVALVSISLFPQLLFSVGFYFSLMGVFYIFLYFKHLKDKFLPFIHLILLNLYVCFAMEICVLYFFPLISLQQLSVLAINYIFSVFYPLSAALHIASYGDIFDGLLNNVLNFRLSSTKIFVPAIIFIFYNIASLLAIKFRSIFYILSLFGLLCFAIASYKIYA; this is encoded by the coding sequence ATGGACAAAGGCGAACAAGAGCTAACAGCAACCGTGATTTCTAGCTATGAAAAGCTTGGAGATGACGGCAAGAAAAGGCAAATTTTAAAGCTTAAAACTGATGAGTTTTCATTTTATACGCTTGGAGCTAAAACAGATGACTTTAAAGCTGGAGATAATATATTTCTAAGCGTCATAAATTTAGACGTTAGTTTTAAAGACTATCTTGCTTCCTCCTTTTACATGCCTAGCTTTTCACGCGAAAAACTACCACAAAAAGCCACGCAAAATATCAACCAAAAACTACAATCACTCATCTACGCCCAGCATGAAAATAGTAAAATTTCACAGCTCTACTCAGCTCTATTTTTAGGCACGAGTATTGACGGCGAGCTAAGAGATGACGTCTCGCACCTTGGTATAGCGCATCTTATAGCCATAAGTGGCTATCATTTAGGTTTTATAAGCGCAGTTATATTTTTTGTATTTAGGCCACTTTTAAAATTTTTATATGCAAGATTTTTACCTTTTAGAAACTATAACTTTGATCTAGCCATTATCGTTTTTATAGTCTTGTCATTTTACTTTTTTATAATAGGCTTTATACCAAGCTTTTTGCGAGCGTTCTTAATGAGCATTTTAGGATTTTATTGCGCGTTAAAAGGCGTAAAAATTTTAAACTTCAAAACACTTTTTATAGTGGCACTTGTTAGCATATCACTCTTTCCGCAGCTTCTTTTTAGTGTAGGTTTTTACTTTTCACTCATGGGCGTTTTTTACATATTTTTATATTTTAAACACTTAAAAGATAAATTTTTACCCTTCATTCATCTTATACTTTTAAATTTATATGTTTGCTTTGCAATGGAAATTTGCGTGCTTTATTTCTTTCCGCTCATTAGCTTACAGCAGCTTAGCGTCCTTGCTATCAACTACATCTTTAGCGTTTTTTATCCATTAAGTGCTGCGCTTCACATCGCTTCGTATGGCGACATCTTTGATGGATTGCTAAATAATGTTTTAAATTTTAGACTAAGCTCGACTAAAATTTTCGTGCCAGCCATTATTTTTATCTTTTATAATATCGCTTCACTTCTAGCTATAAAATTTAGATCAATATTCTACATTTTGTCACTATTTGGACTTCTGTGTTTTGCTATTGCTAGCTATAAAATTTACGCCTAA